A region of Argentina anserina chromosome 5, drPotAnse1.1, whole genome shotgun sequence DNA encodes the following proteins:
- the LOC126795878 gene encoding uncharacterized protein LOC126795878, whose product VILGIDWLRPQHAVIDCFDMVVSFHRPGEPVFRYRCLKSDNAMRSGVLAHVESMDQEVTITDIVVVSEFGEVFQEIPGLPPRRVVDFCIDVVTIKNRYPLPRIDDLFDQLKGATVFSKIDLRSGYHQLRVKEEDISKTAFRTRYGHYEFVVMPFGLTNAPAVFMSLMNQVFSPYLDEFVVVFVDDILIYSKTQASLTKLTKKDTPFVWTDACEEAFNKLKTRLTTAPVLTIPSSGGGYVIYSDASLQGLGCVLMQHGGVVAYGSRQLKIHEKNYPTHDLELAAVVFALKIWRHYLYGEKFQLFSDHKSLKYLFSQKELLWKWEQISMDFVTGLPRSKKGHDAIWVIVDRLTKSAHFLPVSMKYSVDVLGKLYVDEVVRLHGAPVSIVSDRDARFTSKFWGGLQKAMGTTLDMSTAFHPQTDGQTERVNQVMEDMLRACVLDFKGSWEDHLRLIEFAYNNSYHSSIGMAPYEALYGRPCRSPICWAEVGDEALMGPEVVQETTEKISIIRDRIRTAQSRQKSYADLKRRHVEFEVGDHVFLKVSPMRGVVRFGRKGKLAPRYVGPFEILEKVGELAYRLALPTSMSGVHNVFHISMLRKYVPDESHVIDHSTIEVKENATFVVEPVRILDRSTKKLRRREVELV is encoded by the exons gtgatcttggggattgattggttgagaccacagcatgctgtgattgattgtttcgacatggtagtgtcctttcaCAGACCtggagagccagtgtttcgttatcgttgtctCAAGTCCgacaacgccatgagatcaggagttttggcacatgtggagtcaatGGATCAGGAAGTGactatcacagacattgtggtagtatctgagtttggtgaagtgttccaagagataccggggctacctcctcgaagagtggtagatttctgcattgatgta gtgaccatcaagaataggtatcccttacctaggattgatgacttgttcgatcagctcaaaggtgctacagtgttctctaagattgatttgagatccggttaccatcaactcagagtgaaggaagaagatatatcgaagacagccttcaggacccggtatggacattatgagtttgtcgtcatgccatttggtctaacgaatgcaccagctgtcttcatgagtttgatgaaccaagtatttagcccgtacttggatgagtttgttgtggtgtttgtggatgacattctgatatactccaagacacaag cttcattgaccaagttgaccaagaaagatactccgtttgtgtggacggatgcatgtgaggaagcattcaacaaactaaagactagactgaccacagctccagtgttgacgattccctctagtggtggtggctatgtcatttacagtgatgcttcactccagggtttgggttgtgtgttgatgcagcatggaggagtcgttgcatatggctcgagacagttgaagattcatgagaagaattatccgacacacgacctagagcttgcggcagttgtatttgccctgaagatttggagacattacttgtatggtgagaaatttcaactcttttcagatcataagagtttgaagtacttgttctcacagaaggagctg ctttggaagtgggagcagatatctatggattttgtgaccgggttgcctagatcgaagaagggtcacgatgccatatgggtgattgttgatcgattgacgaagtcggctcattttctcccagtgtcgatgaagtactcagtagacgtgcttgggaagctatatgtggatgaggtagtgagacttcatggtgctccagtttctattgtttccgatagagatgcacgtttcacttcgaagttctggggtggtttgcagaaggcgatgggcactaccttggatatgagtacagcatttcaccctcagacggatggacagacagagagggtgaaccaggtgatggaagacatgttgagagcatgtgtgttggatttcaagggtagctgggaagatcatttgagattgattgagtttgcctacaacaacagctaccattctagcattggcatggcaccgtatgaggcactttatggtaggccatgtcgatctccgatctgttgggccgaagtgggtgatgaggcactgatgggtccagaggtggtgcaggaaaccacggagaagatctcgatcattcgagacagaatccggaccgctcagagtagacagaagagctatgcagacttgaagaggagacatgtggaatttgaggtcggtgatcatgtgttcttgaaagtttcgcctatgagaggtgtagtgagattcggcaggaagggaaagttggcaccgaggtatgttgggccttttgagatacttgagaaagtgggcgaactagcatatcgactagccttgcctactagcatgtcgggcgttcacaacgtcttccacatttccatgctgaggaagtatgtaccagatgagtctcatgtgatcgatcatagcaccattgaagtgaaggaaaatgccacttttgttgtcgagccggttcgtattctggatagatccacaaagaagcttcggaggagagaagttgagctagtc
- the LOC126795879 gene encoding aspartic proteinase NANA, chloroplast-like — translation MKGMRSTGSTTFLFIIFWLSAIHHGLYANGEHTIRLPLVHKYSPHFKGGIGLINKTDIDVMKELHLHDIIRRQTIFSRNKRDGRQIPRRKDAETNSSSLSFPVHSGYDIMSGLYMVEVKIGTPPTSFYLIADTASDLNWVDCKYDWRLTNEAKQKLLDEAKRNYHADQRKALHFLKKGRVFRADLSSTFKPIACSNPLCKNDLVQMHAYPYCPTPTSPCRYNYTYMGGNRAEGFFGYDTITVPVANGGETNHLPNMLIGCSEVTYQLGEGDGILGLGFGDYSFPESLVTTKVAGKFSYCLMNHMSNSSVASYLTIGPNNQAVTSPMRYTELVMKDARGLKTGNYGAKLSGISIGGTLLKIPSRVWDEMTSLGGIIFDSGSTNTWLAPPIYRAVMDELIKSLSKYQKIKIDAVPFDFCFVDKGYDESLVPRLAFHFAGNVIFEPPVRNYVLDVRDKVKCLGFVPAFDGQSMIGNQMQQNHLWEFDVLGGKLGFAPSICI, via the coding sequence ATGAAGGGGATGAGATCAACTGGTTCAACCACATTCCTCTTCATCATTTTCTGGCTTTCTGCCATTCATCATGGACTTTATGCAAATGGCGAGCATACCATTAGGTTACCGCTAGTACACAAGTACTCTCCTCATTTCAAAGGAGGAATTGGTTTGATCAATAAAACCGATATAGATGTCATGAAAGAGCTCCACCTCCATGACATAATTCGCCGGCAAACGATTTTCTCGAGGAACAAAAGGGATGGTCGTCAAATCCCAAGGCGAAAGGACGCAGAAACTAACTCATCATCCCTGTCATTCCCGGTGCATTCTGGTTACGATATTATGTCGGGGTTGTATATGGTCGAGGTAAAAATTGGAACACCTCCCACAAGTTTCTATTTGATTGCAGATACAGCTAGTGACTTGAATTGGGTGGATTGCAAATATGATTGGAGGTTGACAAATGAGGCTAAACAGAAACTATTAGACGAGGCGAAGAGAAACTATCATGCCGATCAAAGGAAGGCTTTACATTTTCTCAAGAAAGGTAGGGTATTTCGTGCTGATCTATCATCGACCTTTAAACCTATTGCATGCTCCAATCCACTGTGCAAGAATGACCTTGTACAGATGCATGCTTATCCATACTGCCCAACCCCAACGTCGCCATGCAGATACAACTACACTTATATGGGAGGAAATAGGGCAGAAGGTTTCTTTGGGTATGACACTATTACAGTACCCGTCGCAAATGGTGGCGAAACAAATCATTTACCTAATATGCTGATTGGCTGCTCAGAGGTAACATATCAACTAGGCGAAGGTGATGGCATTTTGGGTTTAGGCTTCGGTGACTACTCATTCCCCGAGTCACTAGTTACTACTAAAGTTGCCGGCAAGTTCTCTTATTGCCTAATGAATCATATGAGCAACTCGAGTGTGGCAAGCTACCTTACGATTGGTCCCAATAACCAAGCTGTTACAAGCCCTATGAGGTACACAGAATTGGTTATGAAGGACGCCAGGGGCCTCAAGACTGGTAACTATGGCGCAAAACTATCAGGCATCTCAATCGGTGGTACATTATTGAAGATACCAAGTCGAGTATGGGATGAAATGACGAGTCTTGGTGGTATAATATTTGATTCAGGCTCGACCAACACATGGCTAGCCCCACCAATTTACAGAGCTGTCATGGACGAACTGATAAAATCCTTGTCAAAATATCAGAAAATCAAGATAGATGCCGTCCCATTTGATTTCTGTTTCGTTGATAAAGGATATGACGAGTCTTTGGTGCCAAGACTTGCATTTCATTTTGCAGGTAATGTTATATTTGAGCCACCCGTAAGAAACTATGTTTTGGATGTGAGAGACAAGGTCAAGTGTCTAGGGTTTGTTCCAGCTTTCGATGGCCAGTCTATGATTGGCAACCAAATGCAGCAAAACCATCTCTGGGAATTCGATGTTTTAGGTGGTAAACTGGGTTTTGCTCCTTCCATTTGCATCTAG
- the LOC126795877 gene encoding aspartic proteinase NANA, chloroplast-like, with translation MKGMRSTGSTTFLFIIFWLSAIHHGLLHVCANGEHTIRLPLVHKYSPHFKGGVGLINKTDIDVMKELHLHDIIRRQTIFLRNNRDGRQIPRRKDAETNSSSLSFPVHSGYDIMSGLYMVEVKIGTPTKSFYLIADTASDLNWVDCKYDWTLKNEAKQKLLDEAKRNHHADQRKPLHFLKKGRVFRADLSSTFKPIACSNPLCKNDLVQMHAYPYCPTPTSPCRYNYTYMGGNRAEGFFGYDTITVPVANGGKTNHLPNMLIGCSEVTYQLDEGDGILGLGFGDYSFPESLVSTKVAGKFSYCLMNHMSNSSVASYLTIGPNNQAVTSPMRYTELVMKDARGLKTGNYGAKLSGISIGGTLLKIPSRVWDEMTSLGGIIFDSGSTNTWLAPPIYRAVMDELIKSLSKYQKIKIDAVPFDFCFVDKGYDESLVPRLAFHFAGNVIFEPPVRNYVLSVRDKVKCLGFVPAFDGQSMIGNQMQQNHLWEFNVLGGKLGFAPAICNL, from the coding sequence ATGAAGGGGATGAGATCAACTGGTTCAACAACATTCCTCTTCATCATTTTCTGGCTTTCTGCCATTCATCATGGACTTCTGCATGTTTGTGCAAATGGCGAGCATACCATTAGGTTACCGCTAGTTCACAAGTACTCTCCTCATTTCAAAGGAGGAGTTGGTTTGATCAATAAAACAGATATAGATGTCATGAAAGAGCTTCATCTCCATGACATAATTCGCCGGCAAACGATTTTCCTGAGGAACAATAGGGATGGTCGTCAAATCCCAAGGCGAAAGGACGCAGAAACCAACTCATCATCCCTGTCATTCCCGGTGCATTCTGGTTACGATATTATGTCGGGGTTGTATATGGTCGAGGTAAAAATTGGAACACCTACCAAAAGTTTCTATTTGATTGCAGATACAGCTAGTGACTTGAATTGGGTGGATTGCAAATATGATTGGACGTTGAAAAATGAGGCTAAACAGAAACTATTAGACGAGGCGAAGAGAAACCATCATGCCGATCAAAGGAAGCCTTTACATTTTCTCAAGAAAGGTAGGGTATTTCGTGCTGATCTATCATCGACCTTTAAACCTATTGCATGCTCCAATCCTCTGTGCAAGAATGACCTTGTACAGATGCATGCTTATCCATACTGCCCAACGCCAACGTCGCCATGCAGATACAACTACACCTATATGGGAGGTAATAGGGCAGAAGGTTTCTTTGGGTATGACACTATTACAGTACCCGTCGCAAATGGTGGCAAAACAAATCATTTACCTAATATGCTGATTGGCTGCTCAGAGGTCACATATCAACTAGACGAAGGTGATGGCATTTTGGGTTTAGGCTTCGGTGACTACTCATTCCCCGAGTCACTAGTTTCTACTAAGGTTGCCGGCAAGTTCTCTTATTGCCTAATGAATCATATGAGCAACTCGAGTGTGGCAAGTTATCTTACGATTGGTCCCAATAACCAAGCTGTTACAAGCCCTATGAGGTACACAGAATTGGTTATGAAGGACGCCAGGGGCCTCAAGACTGGTAACTATGGCGCAAAACTATCAGGCATCTCAATCGGTGGCACATTATTGAAGATACCAAGTCGAGTATGGGATGAAATGACGAGTCTTGGTGGTATAATATTTGATTCAGGCTCGACCAACACATGGCTAGCCCCACCAATTTACAGAGCTGTCATGGACGAACTGATAAAATCCTTGTCAAAATATCAGAAAATCAAGATAGATGCCGTCCCATTTGATTTCTGTTTCGTTGATAAAGGATATGACGAGTCTTTGGTGCCAAGACTTGCATTTCATTTTGCAGGTAATGTTATATTTGAGCCACCGGTAAGAAACTATGTTTTGAGTGTGAGAGACAAGGTCAAGTGTCTAGGGTTTGTTCCAGCTTTCGATGGCCAGTCTATGATTGGCAACCAAATGCAGCAAAACCATCTCTGGGAATTCAATGTTTTAGGTGGTAAACTGGGTTTTGCTCCTGCCATCTGCAACTTGTAA